Proteins found in one Thermoplasmata archaeon genomic segment:
- a CDS encoding GtrA family protein — translation MGVAKDLFTKYREIIMYVIMGVATTFVCWGSYFLFTDFLHFELNVANILSWLVAVLFAFVVNKWYVFEAKSLALKTVAKELAAFIGSRIFTGIIAWILFPILLYFGIDTFIVDTPGFLAKIITSIIEIILNWVFSKYFVFKKKKEIPAE, via the coding sequence ATGGGAGTGGCGAAGGATTTATTCACCAAATATCGCGAAATTATCATGTACGTGATAATGGGCGTCGCCACCACCTTCGTCTGTTGGGGTTCATACTTCCTCTTCACAGACTTCCTACATTTCGAGCTGAATGTCGCCAATATACTGTCATGGCTGGTAGCGGTATTGTTCGCCTTCGTCGTGAATAAATGGTACGTCTTCGAGGCCAAGAGCTTAGCCTTGAAAACAGTCGCCAAGGAACTGGCTGCGTTCATAGGGTCCAGGATATTCACCGGAATCATAGCTTGGATCCTGTTCCCGATATTGCTGTACTTCGGAATCGACACGTTCATCGTCGACACCCCCGGTTTCCTGGCAAAGATCATCACCAGCATAATCGAAATCATCCTGAATTGGGTTTTCAGCAAGTATTTCGTCTTCAAGAAGAAGAAAGAAATCCCCGCGGAATGA
- a CDS encoding acyltransferase → MMKRREHGFNHDCHCNIMPDAPNAEKRENYFLRTFCVLIIFAIIFVHYEPCYQLFGMNAYEFVEGVGRFAMPMFFMISGYFLYSADGHSEKSLKKKTMRILILLVIMKVLYFGLDCIYYAFGVISADELMEGLIVMNWSNKHIWFVIFLFVIYLLHWILYRYHVNFKYSMIFGSICLAILIFTADICAWASIPEIAGVSTYSIGQVFYCFEGFFFFPLGYYLHKYSDRTDLWNTWVLLVIAVIGAAMSVWEVINFTPMTGVVYSSLYIGSVVLAIPFFILTFRIPEGRLRCRPLEYLGRNALPWMYAFYMAIMFFIKFIVMDNIDAPLEILDLLGMIISAILDMILAYGMFKLMTRLFGNKLRRSAEFEPE, encoded by the coding sequence ATGATGAAAAGGAGGGAACATGGTTTTAACCATGATTGCCATTGCAACATCATGCCGGATGCGCCGAATGCCGAAAAAAGGGAGAACTACTTTCTGAGGACATTCTGCGTTCTGATTATCTTTGCCATCATTTTCGTCCATTACGAACCTTGCTATCAGCTATTCGGAATGAACGCCTATGAATTCGTTGAGGGCGTGGGAAGATTTGCGATGCCCATGTTCTTCATGATATCGGGATACTTCCTGTATTCCGCCGACGGACATTCGGAGAAGAGCCTCAAGAAGAAGACCATGAGGATCCTGATCCTCCTTGTGATCATGAAAGTACTGTATTTCGGACTGGACTGCATATACTATGCCTTCGGAGTCATCTCAGCGGACGAACTCATGGAGGGCCTCATTGTCATGAACTGGTCCAATAAGCACATATGGTTCGTCATCTTCCTGTTCGTCATCTATCTGTTGCATTGGATCCTTTACAGGTACCATGTGAACTTCAAGTATTCCATGATATTCGGATCGATCTGTCTGGCGATACTGATCTTCACGGCCGACATCTGCGCCTGGGCATCGATTCCCGAAATAGCCGGGGTGAGCACATACAGCATAGGTCAGGTGTTCTACTGTTTCGAAGGGTTCTTCTTCTTCCCGTTGGGATACTACCTGCACAAATACAGCGACAGGACGGACCTTTGGAACACATGGGTTCTCCTAGTAATTGCCGTCATCGGTGCGGCTATGTCCGTATGGGAGGTCATCAACTTTACCCCGATGACCGGCGTCGTGTACTCGAGCCTCTACATCGGATCGGTCGTCCTCGCTATCCCCTTCTTCATTCTGACCTTCCGTATTCCTGAAGGAAGGCTCAGATGCAGACCGCTCGAATATCTGGGCAGGAATGCACTGCCTTGGATGTATGCGTTCTACATGGCGATCATGTTCTTCATCAAATTCATCGTCATGGACAACATAGATGCACCGCTGGAGATTCTTGACCTTCTAGGAATGATCATCTCAGCCATACTCGACATGATACTTGCATATGGTATGTTCAAACTGATGACTAGACTGTTCGGAAACAAACTAAGGAGAAGTGCGGAATTCGAGCCTGAATAA
- a CDS encoding MATE family efflux transporter, translating into MAESTEGVRVLLGNQRKGILTLAVPIAIALFVQNLNNIVDSFWVADLGQRAMASLGVVYPIYSILIGIGNGLGIGVSAAIARNIGMKNHEDANGVAGQGLLLTFITSVIMTSILMVTAEPVIILMGGEDMLDECLSYGIPIYLGSFFIILSGVMSGMLRGEGAARRSMAIQVVGAVVNIVLDPVMIFWMDMGVAGAAWATVVAFVISSVMAFYWYLKSKDLYVDLRSKYIVRFIPRLQKEILNVGLPEAVELSVMNFFNIFLNMFVIMSAGTAGLAVYTMVWRIGYMTAIPAQSMGGALVAVCSAEYGMREFDRIRDAYSFAVKRSTAHVLGLCLVFALFAGLLADMFIRTDDMAHMHDEMVMFTYTMCLFMPVFSLTSVGSALMQSLEKAGHALVNTLVRNIILTFAYWVAAIYWPGLLGIGVVLIIIECFGGLAMILHGKIILDKVEKRETVAPSA; encoded by the coding sequence ATGGCCGAGAGCACGGAGGGCGTAAGGGTCCTCTTGGGTAATCAGAGGAAGGGCATACTGACCCTTGCGGTACCCATAGCGATAGCTCTCTTCGTACAGAATCTCAATAATATCGTCGATAGTTTCTGGGTAGCGGATCTCGGCCAGAGAGCGATGGCTTCTTTGGGAGTGGTCTACCCAATCTATTCAATTCTCATCGGTATCGGTAACGGCTTAGGTATCGGAGTTTCCGCGGCCATTGCACGTAACATAGGTATGAAGAATCATGAGGATGCCAATGGAGTAGCCGGACAGGGTCTGCTGTTGACTTTCATCACATCCGTAATCATGACATCGATTCTGATGGTCACCGCAGAACCGGTCATAATACTGATGGGCGGAGAGGACATGCTGGATGAGTGTCTGTCATACGGTATACCGATCTACTTGGGTTCCTTTTTCATAATCCTCAGTGGAGTCATGTCGGGAATGCTCAGAGGAGAGGGTGCGGCAAGACGTTCAATGGCAATCCAGGTTGTCGGGGCGGTAGTGAACATCGTACTGGATCCCGTTATGATATTCTGGATGGACATGGGTGTGGCCGGAGCAGCTTGGGCGACCGTCGTGGCATTCGTAATCTCATCGGTTATGGCATTCTACTGGTATCTGAAAAGCAAGGATCTGTATGTCGATCTTCGGAGCAAGTACATCGTTAGATTCATCCCAAGATTACAGAAGGAGATCCTCAATGTAGGCCTTCCAGAGGCAGTGGAGCTTTCTGTGATGAACTTCTTCAACATATTCCTGAACATGTTCGTCATTATGAGCGCAGGCACCGCCGGATTGGCAGTGTACACTATGGTCTGGAGGATAGGATACATGACCGCGATCCCGGCCCAGTCCATGGGTGGAGCCTTGGTCGCCGTCTGTTCCGCCGAATATGGTATGAGGGAATTCGACAGGATCCGCGATGCCTATTCGTTCGCAGTCAAACGTTCGACCGCGCATGTCCTGGGATTGTGCCTGGTGTTCGCATTGTTCGCTGGTTTGCTTGCGGATATGTTCATCCGTACTGATGACATGGCCCATATGCATGATGAGATGGTCATGTTCACCTACACGATGTGCCTTTTCATGCCTGTGTTCTCCCTTACATCCGTCGGTTCAGCACTCATGCAATCTCTGGAAAAGGCTGGGCATGCCTTGGTCAATACTCTGGTTAGGAACATCATCCTGACCTTTGCATATTGGGTCGCCGCTATCTATTGGCCCGGTCTGTTGGGAATCGGTGTAGTGCTGATAATAATCGAATGTTTCGGAGGATTGGCCATGATATTGCACGGAAAGATCATACTGGACAAGGTGGAGAAACGGGAAACGGTAGCACCTTCCGCGTAA